One window from the genome of Nicotiana tomentosiformis chromosome 5, ASM39032v3, whole genome shotgun sequence encodes:
- the LOC138893194 gene encoding uncharacterized protein: protein MTVTQYEMRFANLVRHAVQLVTTERERIRMFFDGLNYGLCYNLAREAKTKARFEKVVAIARRLEQVRRLHREKWEASRPRGSGGFRSASSGGQSHYWRGRPFRPAKAARQIPRGSSVSPSLYSTRPFQSSFSALPT, encoded by the coding sequence ATGactgtgactcagtatgagatgagatttgcgAATTTGGTCCGTCATGCAGTACAGTTGGTtaccactgagagggagaggataaGGATGTTctttgatggcctcaactatggtctaTGTTACAATCTGGCTCGAGAGGCTAAGACGAAAGCTAGGTTTGAAAAGGTGGTTGCGATTGCTAGACGTTTGGAGCAGGTTCGCAGGCTTCATCGCGAGAAGTGGGAGGCCAGTAGGCCTCGTGGATCAGGTGGTTTTAgaagtgcctcatctggaggccagtCACATTACTGGAGAGGTCGCCCTTTTAGGCCCGCTAAAGCAGCTCGTCAGATTCCTCGTGGTTCATCAGTTAGCCCCAGTTTATACAGTACTCGCCCATTTCAGTCATCATTTAGTGCACTGCCGACATAG
- the LOC138891678 gene encoding uncharacterized protein — translation MPALKDVVSIEDIHHISDDTADILKNAEIKIASTGALNANGDVRSADLCNEIDRASATASKGPAAGQKSGEAGHQTFRRKGQTIVQKLTEVKEIRADFSSKAGAFESGDKKDGIGAGTVRQNEELLPFSSRDLIPTGEQNVAANFDAAKMLKSASQTRSNQSVWSGVNNTQSSPNKNNINGSTNIIVANSFAVLENEPMLVDTGMGEKQVDRDKTSYTKQPKTPGSVTEQHKPKSPGARVDSARELSRDAEQKAAAIHVDNATAGATVVTGNTSATGREQKQKNNRGATKPKITSSLTVQANSEQSAARQFTSNELHHVGEQKAQAIQIDIANAGATNIQEWKQVTKVTGNQTVLDHTTVVIDGNDSSATFGISGTTAGNFNWPKKTVHQLDHKITSTVGKEQAAPPVLTPSDTLNTNVDQATSKIVHSTTKVFGQMLDSRGNFGQQSKALANEQDPEDIGKKGQQVDHEATTTNGQAPSSEKQQQQTSNTGIGQQQQSIKNANPKSTSMKQNSLVSEGEN, via the coding sequence ATGCCAGCTTTGAAGGATGTAGTAAGTATCGAGGATATACACCATATATCAGATGATACAGCTGATATATTGAAGAATGCAGAAATAAAAATTGCTTCAACTGGGGCATTGAATGCTAATGGTGATGTGCGTTCAGCTGACCTGTGTAATGAGATTGATCGAGCCTCAGCAACTGCTTCTAAGGGTCCAGCTGCTGGGCAAAAATCTGGGGAAGCTGGGCACCAAACATTTAGAAGAAAGGGCCAAACTATTGTGCAAAAATTAACTGAAGTGAAGGAGATAAGAGCTGACTTTTCAAGCAAAGCTGGTGCATTTGAATCAGGTGATAAGAAGGATGGAATTGGAGCAGGTACAGTTCGGCAAAATGAAGAGCTGCTACCATTCAGTTCAAGGGATTTGATTCCTACTGGGGAACAAAATGTTGCAGCTAACTTTGACGCAGCAAAGATGTTGAAATCTGCCTCTCAAACTAGATCAAACCAGAGTGTTTGGTCCGGGGTAAATAACACACAATCTTCCCCTAACAAAAACAATATTAATGGTTCAACGAACATAATTGTTGCTAACTCCTTTGCTGTTTTGGAAAATGAACCTATGTTGGTCGATACTGGGATGGGAGAGAAGCAGGTTGATCGAGATAAAACATCATATACTAAGCAGCCAAAGACCCCAGGTAGTGTCACTGAGCAACATAAGCCCAAGTCTCCTGGTGCGCGAGTAGACAGTGCAAGGGAATTGAGTCGTGATGCTGAACAAAAGGCAGCGGCTATTCATGTTGATAATGCCACTGCTGGTGCAACTGTTGTAACTGGAAACACAAGTGCTACAGGTCGTGAACAGAAGCAGAAAAATAATAGAGGTGCTACAAAGCCAAAAATCACAAGCAGTTTAACAGTGCAGGCAAACTCGGAACAGTCTGCTGCGCGACAGTTCACTTCAAACGAATTGCATCATGTTGGTGAACAAAAGGCTCAGGCTATCCAGATTGACATTGCTAATGCTGGTGCAACTAACATACAGGAATGGAAGCAGGTTACTAAGGTAACTGGTAATCAAACAGTTTTGGATCACACAACTGTTGTAATTGATGGAAATGACTCTAGTGCAACATTTGGAATCTCCGGTACTACTGCTGGGAATTTTAATTGGCCAAAGAAGACTGTACACCAGCTTGATCATAAGATAACATCAACAGTTGGAAAGGAGCAGGCCGCACCTCCAGTGTTGACACCTAGTGATACATTGAACACAAATGTGGATCAAGCTACTTCAAAGATTGTGCATTCAACAACTAAAGTTTTTGGGCAGATGCTTGACAGTCGAGGCAATTTTGGGCAACAATCCAAAGCTTTGGCGAATGAACAAGATCCGGAAGATATTGGGAAGAAAGGGCAGCAGGTTGATCATGAGGCAACCACAACAAATGGCCAAGCTCCAAGCagtgaaaaacaacaacaacaaacaagtAACACAGGTATTGGACAGCAACAACAGTCCATTAAAAATGCAAATCCTAAGTCAACATCAATGAAACAGAATTCTCTGGTTTCTGAGGGGGAAAACTGA